In Variovorax paradoxus, a single genomic region encodes these proteins:
- a CDS encoding response regulator transcription factor has product MSVRCQPVRPMPSVAQMYGGVFHAALIVADDLAVADRMRRILAELAPRRRIVVASSRAEACNLLAALPYDLALVDMRLPSNEGISLLHHVRQNYPGIESVGMSDIDDQELVGAAIAAGAIGYLLTEADDIELAYLLRSVERGGAPMDSRIARRILSSIAASAKARTIEPIRVQEPQQDEPVSATKLPRGLLSPRELKVLRLIAQGWSNRQIAEAVYLSVNTIEFHAKSIYRKLSVKSRTQAVHEAMQHGLLN; this is encoded by the coding sequence ATGAGTGTCCGTTGCCAACCCGTGCGGCCGATGCCGTCGGTTGCGCAGATGTATGGCGGTGTCTTCCATGCCGCGCTGATCGTCGCGGACGATCTTGCGGTCGCCGATCGCATGCGTCGCATCCTGGCCGAGCTCGCGCCGCGCCGCCGCATCGTGGTGGCGTCGAGCCGCGCCGAAGCCTGCAACCTGCTGGCCGCGCTGCCGTATGACCTCGCCCTGGTCGATATGCGGCTGCCGTCGAACGAAGGCATCTCGCTGCTTCATCATGTGCGCCAGAACTACCCGGGCATCGAAAGCGTCGGCATGTCCGATATCGACGACCAGGAACTGGTGGGCGCCGCGATTGCCGCGGGCGCCATCGGCTATCTGCTGACGGAAGCGGACGACATCGAGCTTGCCTATCTGCTGCGTTCGGTGGAACGCGGCGGCGCGCCGATGGACTCGCGCATCGCGCGGCGCATACTGAGTTCGATCGCCGCGTCCGCCAAGGCGCGCACGATCGAGCCGATCCGCGTGCAGGAGCCGCAGCAAGACGAGCCCGTGTCGGCCACGAAGCTGCCGCGCGGCCTGCTGTCGCCCAGGGAGCTCAAGGTGCTGCGGCTGATTGCGCAGGGCTGGAGCAACCGGCAGATCGCGGAAGCGGTCTATCTGTCGGTCAACACCATCGAGTTTCATGCCAAGAGCATCTACCGCAAGCTGTCCGTCAAGTCGCGGACCCAGGCGGTTCATGAGGCGATGCAGCACGGTCTTCTGAACTGA
- a CDS encoding cytochrome b has translation MAEFHEISPNAPTSEKLLNWVDNRFPLSKLWNDQWGKYYAPKNFNFWYIFGSLAMLVLVIQIVTGIFLVMHYKPDAAQAFASVEYIMRDVPWGWLIRYIHSTGASAFFIVVYLHMFRGLMYGSYRKPRELIWVFGCAIFLCLMAEAFMGYLLPWGQMSYWGAQVIVNLFAAIPFIGPDLALLIRGDYVVSDATLNRFFSFHVIAVPLVLLGLVVAHLIALHEVGSNNPDGIEIKAKRGPDGHPLDGIPSHPYYTVHDIFGVVVFLTIFSAVIFFAPEAGGYFLEYNNFIPADSLKTPNHIAPVWYFTPFYSMLRATTDDMVNVFSLIIAAGAILNFVKGKSGTAFKVALIVVAAVVIFLLKSFDAKFWGVVVMGGSVIILFFLPWLDHSEVKSIRYRPSWHKYVYGAFVFFFLILGYLGIQPPGVWGNLVIGSFALDIAQTISQIGTLVYFGFFLLMPWWSRKGEFKTVPERVVFAAH, from the coding sequence ATGGCTGAATTCCACGAGATTTCCCCCAACGCACCGACCAGCGAAAAACTGCTGAACTGGGTCGACAACCGGTTCCCGCTCAGCAAGCTCTGGAACGACCAGTGGGGCAAGTACTACGCGCCGAAGAACTTCAACTTCTGGTACATCTTCGGCTCGCTGGCCATGCTGGTCCTGGTGATCCAGATCGTCACCGGCATCTTCCTGGTCATGCACTACAAGCCCGATGCGGCCCAGGCGTTCGCCTCGGTCGAGTACATCATGCGCGACGTGCCATGGGGCTGGCTGATCCGCTACATCCACTCGACGGGCGCCTCGGCGTTCTTCATCGTGGTGTACCTGCACATGTTCCGCGGCCTCATGTACGGCAGCTACCGCAAGCCGCGCGAGCTGATCTGGGTGTTCGGCTGCGCGATCTTCCTGTGCCTGATGGCCGAAGCCTTCATGGGCTACCTGCTGCCCTGGGGCCAGATGTCCTACTGGGGCGCCCAGGTGATCGTGAACCTGTTCGCCGCCATCCCGTTCATCGGCCCCGACCTGGCCCTGCTGATCCGCGGCGACTACGTGGTGAGCGACGCCACGCTGAACCGCTTCTTCAGCTTCCACGTGATCGCCGTGCCGCTGGTGCTGCTCGGCCTGGTGGTGGCCCACCTGATCGCGCTGCACGAAGTGGGTTCGAACAACCCCGACGGCATCGAGATCAAGGCCAAGCGCGGCCCCGACGGCCATCCGCTCGACGGCATTCCGTCGCACCCGTACTACACGGTGCACGACATCTTCGGCGTGGTGGTGTTCCTCACGATCTTCTCGGCCGTGATCTTCTTCGCGCCGGAAGCTGGCGGGTACTTCCTCGAGTACAACAACTTCATTCCGGCCGATTCGCTGAAGACGCCGAACCACATCGCCCCGGTCTGGTACTTCACGCCGTTCTATTCGATGCTGCGCGCAACCACCGACGACATGGTCAACGTGTTCTCGCTGATCATCGCCGCGGGCGCCATCCTGAACTTCGTCAAGGGCAAGTCGGGCACGGCGTTCAAGGTCGCGCTCATCGTCGTGGCGGCCGTGGTCATCTTCCTGCTCAAGTCCTTCGACGCCAAGTTCTGGGGCGTGGTCGTGATGGGCGGCTCGGTCATCATCCTGTTCTTCCTGCCGTGGCTCGACCACAGCGAAGTCAAGTCGATCCGCTACCGTCCGAGCTGGCACAAGTACGTGTACGGCGCCTTCGTCTTCTTCTTCCTCATCCTCGGCTACCTGGGCATCCAGCCGCCGGGCGTCTGGGGCAACCTGGTCATCGGATCGTTCGCGCTCGACATCGCGCAGACCATCTCGCAGATCGGCACGCTGGTCTACTTCGGCTTCTTCCTGCTGATGCCGTGGTGGAGCCGCAAGGGCGAGTTCAAGACCGTGCCCGAGCGCGTTGTCTTCGCCGCCCATTGA
- the petA gene encoding ubiquinol-cytochrome c reductase iron-sulfur subunit yields MSDMTSGSPRIDTGKRTWLIASSCAGVVGGVATAIPFVSTFQPSEKAKAAGAAVEVDISGLKVGEKITVEWRGKPVWILKRTPEQVAELPKLDGQLADPLSKRHPDEFTPKYAQNEHRSIKPEVLVVVGICTHLGCSPSDRFQAGPQPSLPADWEGGFLCPCHGSTFDLAGRVFKNKPAPDNLPVPPHMYLSDTKLLIGEDSKKA; encoded by the coding sequence ATGAGTGACATGACCTCCGGCTCGCCCCGGATCGACACAGGCAAACGAACCTGGCTGATCGCGTCCAGTTGTGCCGGCGTGGTGGGTGGCGTGGCAACCGCCATTCCCTTTGTGAGCACTTTCCAGCCTTCCGAGAAGGCCAAAGCCGCCGGCGCAGCGGTAGAGGTCGATATCTCGGGCCTCAAGGTCGGCGAGAAGATCACCGTCGAATGGCGTGGCAAGCCGGTCTGGATCCTCAAGCGCACCCCCGAGCAGGTCGCGGAACTCCCCAAGCTGGACGGGCAACTCGCCGACCCCCTGTCCAAGCGTCACCCCGACGAATTCACCCCCAAGTACGCACAGAACGAGCACCGTTCGATCAAGCCCGAAGTGCTGGTCGTGGTTGGCATCTGCACGCACCTGGGCTGCTCCCCGAGCGACCGCTTCCAGGCCGGCCCGCAGCCCTCGCTGCCCGCCGACTGGGAAGGCGGCTTCCTCTGCCCCTGCCACGGTTCCACTTTCGACCTGGCTGGCCGAGTCTTCAAGAACAAGCCCGCGCCCGACAACCTGCCGGTGCCGCCGCACATGTACCTGTCGGACACCAAGCTCCTGATCGGTGAAGACTCCAAGAAGGCCTGA